One segment of Anomalospiza imberbis isolate Cuckoo-Finch-1a 21T00152 chromosome 2, ASM3175350v1, whole genome shotgun sequence DNA contains the following:
- the RPS19 gene encoding LOW QUALITY PROTEIN: small ribosomal subunit protein eS19 (The sequence of the model RefSeq protein was modified relative to this genomic sequence to represent the inferred CDS: deleted 1 base in 1 codon) gives MTPGTPPCLEKRFQPKKKCRAPVIPPRFFLIWKNPRRDQVSSSSAVSERGIPSPLTKLKNRFYTRAASTAGQLYVRGGAGVGSMAKVHGGRQRRGVRPSHFSHGSDAVARRVLQALEAPKAVEKEQDGGRKLTPQGQRDLHLIAKQVATTTKNH, from the exons AtgaccccagggacacccccttGCCTAGAAAAGCGCTTTCAACCCAAAAAGAAATGCCGAGCCCCGGTAATTCCGCCGCGCTTCTTCCTGATTTGGAAGAATCCCCGCAGGGATCAGGTTTCCAGCAGCTCGGCAGTCTCAGAACGGGGGATCCCATCCCCCCTCACGAAATTAAAGAACCGGTTTTACACAAGAGCAGCCTCCACGGCTGGGCAACTGTACgtgcgcggcggggccggcgtgGGCTCTATGGCCAAGGTGCACGGGGGCCGGCAGCGCCGCGGAGTCCGGCCCAGCCACTTCAGCCACGGCTCGGACGCCGTGGCCCGCCGGGTGCTGCAGGCACTCGAGGCACCCAAGGCAGTCGAGAAG GAGCAGGATGGGGGCCGGAAATTGACTCCGCAGGGGCAGCGGGACCTGCATCTCATCGCCAAGCAAGTCGCCACCACCACCAAGAACCACTGA